In a single window of the Streptomyces sp. NBC_00285 genome:
- a CDS encoding SWIM zinc finger family protein, which translates to MSPGPADEARRALRAARERAGQGATATEAEREAEIGLAPEAGTSGVRGAGDRLVAEEPGSLATEGTGSPVTEEEPGSLAAGEETGGTVAEGADGSASEEAAHSASEDAAAPDVAGGQADAPERPGAPDGQDMEHVAAPEHAVTATAPALTGPRPGDAARAALRGAAAARSGSVAEGGGATDRAAGTAGGTEFAASVGSTSEDPDQVAEAVAPAAAPHDDEPVRSDARPGDAAREALRAARRRRADEAAAEAEAELARRSRRTTPTAVPTGSGDRSRSTRPAIGGRARDVRALLADAFRMPDDTALPGEDSEGNGVACQGSSTSRTPAPDDDPLDTGPTGRTDTGHRLGTPPSPEETPADADADADADVDQDWLSPAFASAPPTSPAPPPSRHPHSMAAPNRDNELRRTFPAFTPHSPDSPEDARFAATWWGNAWVTALEEGALDAKRLARGRGYAERGNVDAITVTPGLVLAYVQGSRPRPYRVQVRLRTLGDADWDRFLDLAADRTGHIAALLDKEMPQSLAECGVPLLPGPGDLEPQCSCPDRGHPCKHAAALCYQTARLLDADPFVLLLLRGRGERELLDALSRLSAARAARAAQEKEPAPLPGVRAAEVLASRVLPPLPAPLPVPPHPEQPPAYPASPGGPDPFALDQLATDAAARAHTLLGTGRDPVGELTLWQDAVRLAAARPGSGLTAGTRALYASLATATDHTPADLARAVAAWRQGGLEGLAVLEEPWDPPAGRFDRARPLLLAADLPAFRPWHNHLTHPRGHVQLRLGRDGLWYAYESEPGHDDWWPRGTPDLDPVGALTGLGTPNDL; encoded by the coding sequence ATGAGCCCGGGCCCCGCCGACGAGGCCCGCCGGGCCCTGCGGGCGGCCCGGGAACGGGCCGGGCAGGGGGCGACAGCCACCGAGGCGGAGCGTGAGGCGGAGATCGGGCTCGCACCCGAGGCGGGCACATCCGGGGTGCGGGGTGCGGGGGACCGCCTTGTGGCGGAGGAACCCGGAAGCCTCGCGACCGAGGGGACCGGCAGCCCTGTTACGGAGGAGGAGCCCGGGAGCCTCGCGGCGGGCGAGGAGACGGGAGGCACCGTCGCTGAGGGAGCAGACGGCTCAGCATCTGAGGAGGCGGCTCACAGCGCGAGCGAAGACGCTGCTGCGCCGGATGTGGCCGGCGGGCAGGCGGATGCGCCCGAGCGCCCCGGGGCGCCTGACGGGCAGGACATGGAGCACGTGGCGGCCCCCGAGCACGCCGTGACGGCAACGGCCCCCGCCCTCACCGGGCCGCGACCCGGTGACGCGGCCCGCGCGGCCCTGCGGGGAGCTGCCGCCGCCCGGAGCGGCTCCGTCGCAGAGGGGGGTGGGGCCACAGATCGGGCGGCCGGGACCGCAGGCGGCACCGAATTCGCCGCCTCCGTCGGCTCGACGAGCGAGGACCCGGATCAGGTCGCCGAGGCAGTGGCGCCCGCTGCGGCTCCCCACGACGACGAGCCCGTGCGCTCCGACGCGCGCCCTGGGGATGCCGCCCGTGAAGCGCTGCGCGCGGCACGCAGGAGGCGGGCCGACGAGGCTGCCGCCGAGGCCGAGGCCGAACTCGCGCGCCGGTCGCGTCGTACCACCCCGACCGCGGTCCCGACCGGGTCCGGGGACCGAAGCCGCAGCACGCGTCCAGCCATCGGCGGCCGGGCGCGTGACGTGCGGGCGCTGTTGGCCGACGCCTTCCGGATGCCTGACGACACCGCCCTGCCGGGGGAGGACTCAGAGGGCAACGGCGTTGCGTGCCAAGGGAGTTCCACCTCGAGGACACCCGCTCCCGACGATGACCCACTGGACACCGGCCCCACCGGCCGAACCGATACAGGCCACCGCCTCGGCACCCCGCCCTCGCCCGAGGAGACGCCCGCAGACGCAGACGCAGACGCCGATGCGGACGTCGACCAGGACTGGCTCTCCCCGGCATTCGCGTCCGCCCCGCCCACCTCACCCGCCCCGCCGCCTTCCCGCCACCCCCACTCCATGGCAGCCCCCAACCGGGACAACGAACTGCGCCGCACCTTCCCCGCCTTTACCCCTCACTCCCCGGACTCGCCGGAGGACGCCCGCTTCGCCGCGACCTGGTGGGGCAACGCCTGGGTCACCGCGTTGGAGGAGGGCGCGCTGGACGCCAAGCGGCTGGCGCGGGGCCGGGGCTATGCCGAGCGGGGAAATGTGGACGCGATCACCGTGACGCCGGGCCTCGTGCTCGCCTATGTGCAGGGCAGCCGCCCGCGGCCGTACCGCGTACAGGTGCGGTTGCGGACGCTCGGCGACGCCGACTGGGACCGCTTCCTGGACCTCGCCGCCGACCGGACCGGACACATCGCCGCACTGCTCGACAAGGAGATGCCCCAGTCGCTGGCGGAGTGCGGAGTGCCGTTGCTCCCCGGTCCGGGTGACCTCGAACCGCAGTGCAGTTGCCCCGACCGCGGCCACCCCTGCAAGCACGCCGCCGCCCTCTGCTACCAGACCGCGCGGCTGCTCGACGCCGACCCCTTCGTCCTGCTCCTGCTGCGCGGCCGGGGCGAACGCGAACTGCTCGACGCCCTGTCCCGTCTCAGCGCCGCCCGCGCGGCACGTGCGGCGCAGGAAAAGGAACCGGCGCCGCTGCCGGGCGTACGGGCCGCCGAAGTCCTCGCGTCCCGTGTGCTCCCACCGCTCCCGGCGCCCCTGCCGGTTCCTCCGCACCCGGAGCAGCCACCGGCGTACCCCGCGTCCCCGGGCGGCCCCGACCCCTTCGCCCTGGACCAGCTGGCCACCGACGCCGCCGCCCGCGCCCACACCCTGCTCGGCACCGGCCGTGACCCCGTCGGCGAACTGACCCTGTGGCAGGACGCGGTACGGCTCGCCGCCGCCCGCCCCGGTTCCGGACTCACCGCGGGCACCCGAGCCCTGTACGCCTCCCTCGCCACCGCCACCGACCACACCCCGGCCGACCTGGCCCGCGCGGTCGCCGCCTGGCGCCAGGGCGGCCTCGAAGGCCTCGCCGTCCTCGAGGAACCCTGGGACCCGCCGGCCGGCCGCTTCGACCGTGCCCGGCCCCTCCTGCTCGCCGCCGACCTCCCCGCCTTCCGCCCCTGGCACAACCACCTCACCCACCCCCGCGGCCATGTCCAGCTCCGCCTGGGCCGCGACGGCTTGTGGTACGCCTACGAGTCCGAACCGGGCCACGACGACTGGTGGCCCCGAGGCACCCCGGACCTGGACCCCGTGGGCGCCCTCACGGGCCTGGGCACACCGAACGACCTCTGA